The following are from one region of the Gossypium hirsutum isolate 1008001.06 chromosome D03, Gossypium_hirsutum_v2.1, whole genome shotgun sequence genome:
- the LOC107950763 gene encoding phospholipid-transporting ATPase 1 — protein sequence MGSLWTIAVVILVNIRLAMDIRRWVFITHAAVWGSIIITYACMVVLDSIPVFPNYWTIYHLVKSPTYWLTIQHGKKKERNAARYMTRSQAIKILQVSLSDFSHLCCIQDPNQQLELQHI from the exons ATGGGTAGTTTGTGGACTATAGCAGTTGTTATTCTTGTTAATATACGCTTGGCAATGGACATTCGACGCTGGGTATTCATTACTCATGCTGCAGTGTGGGGATCAATAATTATCACATATGCCTGTATGGTAGTATTGGATTCTATACCTGTCTTCCCAAATTACTG GACAATCTACCATCTGGTGAAGTCACCCACCTATTGGCTCACCATTCAGCAT ggaaagaaaaaggaaagaaatgctGCGAGATATATGACGAGGTCACAAGCTATTAAAATCCTTCAAGTTAGCCTTTCGGATTTCAG TCATCTCTGTTGCATTCAAGACCCAAATCAACAGTTGGAACTCCAGCATATATAG